In Helianthus annuus cultivar XRQ/B chromosome 9, HanXRQr2.0-SUNRISE, whole genome shotgun sequence, the following are encoded in one genomic region:
- the LOC110877833 gene encoding UDP-N-acetylglucosamine transferase subunit ALG14 isoform X3, giving the protein MVDFVSVSLVFVIASTLLVVRILYVISQSSKPARNASQKSLSTLVVLGSGGHTAEMINLLTVLQKERFAPRFYIAAATDNMSLQKARVFEDTLDDKISLKGANSIQFMQIYRSREVGQSYITSVGTTLYALAHALWLMVKIRPQVVLGIRWSHIFYVESIARVKRLSLSGLLLYKLRMADQLFVQWPSLQKQYPRAHYVGRLM; this is encoded by the exons ATGGTGGATTTTGTCTCGGTTTCTCTCGTTTTTGTTATTGCTTCCACACTACTCGTGGTGCGGATTCTTTATGTTATATCTCAGAGTAGTAAGCCTGCCCGTAACGCTTCTCAGAAGAGTTTAAGTACCCTTGTTGTTTTGGGTTCAG GGGGGCACACGGCAGAGATGATAAATTTGCTGACTGTTCTGCAAAAAGAGCGATTTGCTCCAAGATTTTACATTGCTGCAGCAACGGATAACATGAGTCTTCAGAAGGCGCGTGTTTTTGAGGACACGCTGGATGATAAG ATAAGTTTGAAGGGGGCAAATTCTATCCAATTTATGCAGATATATAGAAGCCGTGAAGTGGGTCAATCGTATATCACCTCAGTAGGGACAACATTATACGCTTTAGCTCATGCGTTGTGGCTCATGGTTAAAATCAGACCTCAAGTG GTTTTGGGAATCAGATGGTCACATATCTTCTATGTTGAGAGTATTGCAAGAGTCAAAAGACTATCACTCAGTGGTTTGCTTCTTTACAAACTACGCATGGCGGATCAGTTGTTTGTGCAGTGGCCGTCACTACAAAAGCAATATCCTCGGGCTCATTATGTGGGGCGCCTTATGTAG
- the LOC110877833 gene encoding UDP-N-acetylglucosamine transferase subunit ALG14 isoform X2: MVDFVSVSLVFVIASTLLVVRILYVISQSSKPARNASQKSLSTLVVLGSGGHTAEMINLLTVLQKERFAPRFYIAAATDNMSLQKARVFEDTLDDKISLKGANSIQFMQIYRSREVGQSYITSVGTTLYALAHALWLMVKIRPQVILCNGPGTCIPICAIAFVFKDHFRTISIYRTRRTPNKKSLVTSIPFCDFYPLLSFFICNFIITHVN, from the exons ATGGTGGATTTTGTCTCGGTTTCTCTCGTTTTTGTTATTGCTTCCACACTACTCGTGGTGCGGATTCTTTATGTTATATCTCAGAGTAGTAAGCCTGCCCGTAACGCTTCTCAGAAGAGTTTAAGTACCCTTGTTGTTTTGGGTTCAG GGGGGCACACGGCAGAGATGATAAATTTGCTGACTGTTCTGCAAAAAGAGCGATTTGCTCCAAGATTTTACATTGCTGCAGCAACGGATAACATGAGTCTTCAGAAGGCGCGTGTTTTTGAGGACACGCTGGATGATAAG ATAAGTTTGAAGGGGGCAAATTCTATCCAATTTATGCAGATATATAGAAGCCGTGAAGTGGGTCAATCGTATATCACCTCAGTAGGGACAACATTATACGCTTTAGCTCATGCGTTGTGGCTCATGGTTAAAATCAGACCTCAAGTG ATTCTATGTAATGGTCCCGGGACTTGTATTCCCATATGTGCAATCGCCTTTGTTTTCAAG gatcatttcagaaccataagtatttacagaactcgcagaactcctaataaaaaaTCTTTAGTGACTTCGATCCCCTTTTGTGACTTCTATCCccttttatcattttttatatgtaattttataattacacatgtaAACTAG
- the LOC110877833 gene encoding UDP-N-acetylglucosamine transferase subunit ALG14 isoform X1 has product MVDFVSVSLVFVIASTLLVVRILYVISQSSKPARNASQKSLSTLVVLGSGGHTAEMINLLTVLQKERFAPRFYIAAATDNMSLQKARVFEDTLDDKISLKGANSIQFMQIYRSREVGQSYITSVGTTLYALAHALWLMVKIRPQVILCNGPGTCIPICAIAFVFKVLGIRWSHIFYVESIARVKRLSLSGLLLYKLRMADQLFVQWPSLQKQYPRAHYVGRLM; this is encoded by the exons ATGGTGGATTTTGTCTCGGTTTCTCTCGTTTTTGTTATTGCTTCCACACTACTCGTGGTGCGGATTCTTTATGTTATATCTCAGAGTAGTAAGCCTGCCCGTAACGCTTCTCAGAAGAGTTTAAGTACCCTTGTTGTTTTGGGTTCAG GGGGGCACACGGCAGAGATGATAAATTTGCTGACTGTTCTGCAAAAAGAGCGATTTGCTCCAAGATTTTACATTGCTGCAGCAACGGATAACATGAGTCTTCAGAAGGCGCGTGTTTTTGAGGACACGCTGGATGATAAG ATAAGTTTGAAGGGGGCAAATTCTATCCAATTTATGCAGATATATAGAAGCCGTGAAGTGGGTCAATCGTATATCACCTCAGTAGGGACAACATTATACGCTTTAGCTCATGCGTTGTGGCTCATGGTTAAAATCAGACCTCAAGTG ATTCTATGTAATGGTCCCGGGACTTGTATTCCCATATGTGCAATCGCCTTTGTTTTCAAG GTTTTGGGAATCAGATGGTCACATATCTTCTATGTTGAGAGTATTGCAAGAGTCAAAAGACTATCACTCAGTGGTTTGCTTCTTTACAAACTACGCATGGCGGATCAGTTGTTTGTGCAGTGGCCGTCACTACAAAAGCAATATCCTCGGGCTCATTATGTGGGGCGCCTTATGTAG